A window of the Leucothrix mucor DSM 2157 genome harbors these coding sequences:
- a CDS encoding dimethylsulfoniopropionate demethylase: MPELSISRRTRSTPFTSRLTEAGVKGYTVYNHMLLPTVFRSVEEDYYHLCQHVQVWDVSCERQVQIQGPDANKLVQWMTPRDISQAQDDQCFYLPLCDEHGILINDPIGIKVDEQTWWLSIADSDVLLWAKGLALGAGLDVRITEPNVWPVAIQGPKAEVLVERLFGEGVRNIRFFRYQRLAFRGHEMIVARSGWSKQGGFEVYVDDAEVGQAMWDELFLQGEDLNVGHGSPNLIERIESGLLSFGSDMDYRHTPLQCGLDKYCHLDRDLPSMSLEALRQQKAEGVPSRLIGLAAPQMHQLPADMKVRLEGSIVGEITSHTLSAKYHAWLGFAMLNSAAIRAALEENRRLTVKSGNVEYQVICCELPYDFAKLNLAERNT; the protein is encoded by the coding sequence ATGCCAGAACTATCCATTTCACGCCGCACGCGTAGCACGCCCTTTACTTCGCGCCTAACTGAAGCCGGTGTTAAAGGCTACACCGTTTATAATCACATGTTGCTGCCAACGGTGTTTCGTAGCGTCGAAGAAGACTATTATCACCTCTGCCAACACGTTCAGGTGTGGGATGTTTCCTGCGAGCGCCAAGTACAGATTCAAGGGCCGGATGCGAACAAATTAGTGCAATGGATGACGCCCCGCGATATCTCCCAAGCGCAGGATGATCAATGTTTTTACCTGCCACTGTGCGACGAACATGGCATTCTAATTAACGACCCCATCGGCATTAAAGTGGATGAGCAAACGTGGTGGCTAAGCATCGCCGATTCGGATGTGCTGTTGTGGGCCAAAGGCTTAGCGCTTGGCGCGGGGCTGGATGTAAGAATTACCGAGCCCAACGTGTGGCCGGTCGCCATTCAGGGGCCAAAAGCGGAAGTGTTGGTCGAGCGTTTATTTGGTGAAGGGGTGAGAAATATTCGCTTCTTCCGCTATCAACGGCTGGCATTTCGGGGCCATGAAATGATTGTGGCGCGCTCCGGCTGGTCTAAGCAAGGCGGTTTCGAAGTCTATGTGGATGATGCCGAAGTCGGCCAAGCGATGTGGGATGAGCTATTTTTGCAGGGCGAGGATCTCAATGTGGGTCATGGCAGCCCAAACCTGATCGAGCGCATCGAAAGTGGCTTACTCTCATTTGGTAGCGATATGGATTATCGCCATACACCGCTGCAATGTGGCTTAGATAAATATTGCCACCTTGATCGCGACCTTCCTAGCATGAGCCTTGAGGCGCTACGCCAGCAAAAAGCTGAAGGCGTTCCCTCTAGGCTTATCGGCTTGGCCGCACCGCAAATGCACCAACTGCCCGCAGACATGAAAGTACGATTGGAAGGCAGCATAGTCGGCGAAATCACCTCTCACACCCTATCGGCTAAATACCATGCATGGCTAGGCTTTGCGATGCTAAACTCTGCCGCAATCCGCGCCGCGCTCGAGGAAAATAGACGCCTCACCGTAAAAAGCGGTAATGTTGAATATCAGGTAATTTGCTGCGAATTACCGTATGATTTTGCCAAATTGAACCTTGCTGAACGTAATACCTGA
- a CDS encoding LysR family transcriptional regulator has protein sequence MSKQAPLTWLRSFEAAARNASFTQAAMELNITQAAVSKQIKGLETQLNCQLFKRHAHGLSLTEQGRRYWLDTRDLVRQLDSVTNQFFARQVSNRVNLRCNISYSSLVLCPQLAEFRRMHPDISIEISHDIWEPGVSSHNAHLVIGYGMVDKKQEKSSTVRFLDNQLFPVVASHLSDEAISQLPLIHVSGYYREWDWWLEQAAESELPSALVDAIASQRRNKGKQDWSVDNSLIAYQLAKQGLGIALGRQLLVKDLLADGSLRQFAAAPAIVGPEGFYIYRSELGEQYRASLLLFDYLTGQAGLPADNEPQELQGA, from the coding sequence ATGAGTAAGCAAGCTCCATTAACCTGGTTGAGAAGCTTTGAAGCCGCTGCCAGAAATGCCAGCTTCACTCAGGCAGCAATGGAGTTAAATATTACTCAGGCGGCAGTCAGCAAACAAATTAAGGGTCTGGAAACTCAGCTCAATTGCCAGCTATTCAAACGCCATGCACATGGATTGAGCCTGACCGAACAGGGCCGTCGTTACTGGCTGGATACGCGGGATTTGGTACGTCAGTTAGATAGCGTGACTAATCAGTTTTTTGCGCGGCAGGTCTCCAATCGAGTGAATCTGCGCTGCAATATCAGTTATAGCAGTCTGGTGCTTTGCCCTCAGCTGGCAGAATTTCGGCGTATGCATCCGGATATCTCCATTGAAATCTCGCACGACATTTGGGAGCCAGGCGTCTCAAGTCATAACGCTCACTTGGTCATTGGCTATGGCATGGTCGATAAAAAACAAGAGAAGTCATCCACCGTTCGCTTTCTGGATAATCAGCTGTTTCCGGTGGTCGCCAGTCACTTATCCGATGAGGCCATTAGCCAGTTACCGCTGATTCATGTCTCCGGTTATTATCGGGAATGGGATTGGTGGCTGGAGCAGGCGGCAGAGTCTGAACTGCCATCGGCTTTAGTGGATGCCATCGCTAGTCAGCGCCGCAATAAAGGCAAGCAAGACTGGAGCGTTGATAATTCATTGATCGCTTATCAGTTGGCCAAACAAGGGCTGGGCATTGCTTTGGGGCGTCAATTATTGGTAAAAGACTTACTAGCCGATGGCTCACTGCGCCAATTTGCAGCCGCACCGGCGATTGTCGGACCTGAAGGTTTTTATATCTATCGTAGTGAGCTGGGTGAGCAGTATCGGGCGAGCCTGCTGTTATTTGACTACCTCACCGGACAGGCTGGATTGCCTGCTGATAATGAGCCGCAAGAATTACAAGGAGCGTAA
- a CDS encoding response regulator transcription factor encodes MLVLLVEDHRLLAETLSDYLATEAIDVDYASNGTQGLELARSQPFDAIILDVNLPGMDGFTICRELRQTYKIDTPILMLTARDQLQDKLTGFEHGADDYLVKPFENQELVVRLKALVKRHRGQVTTKQLTVGDLVLDVGSQQITRAGQPVEVSPTCFRILNILVREYPQVVTREAIEQELWGSDVPDTDVLRSHIYNLRKGVDNPFDTPMIQTVKGVGLRLVV; translated from the coding sequence ATGTTGGTGTTACTGGTTGAGGATCATCGGCTACTGGCTGAGACATTAAGTGATTATCTGGCGACTGAAGCTATTGATGTGGACTATGCCAGCAATGGCACACAAGGGCTGGAACTTGCCCGAAGCCAACCGTTTGATGCGATTATTCTGGATGTGAATTTGCCGGGTATGGATGGTTTTACGATCTGTCGGGAGCTGCGCCAAACCTATAAAATTGATACGCCAATATTGATGCTCACGGCACGTGATCAGTTGCAGGATAAGCTGACAGGCTTTGAGCATGGCGCGGATGACTATCTGGTGAAGCCCTTTGAAAATCAGGAGTTGGTGGTGCGGCTTAAAGCGTTGGTCAAACGCCATCGTGGGCAGGTGACGACGAAGCAACTTACGGTGGGTGATCTGGTGTTAGATGTCGGCAGCCAGCAAATTACGCGGGCAGGGCAGCCGGTTGAAGTCTCGCCAACCTGTTTTCGAATCTTAAATATACTGGTGCGTGAATACCCGCAAGTGGTCACCCGTGAAGCCATTGAGCAGGAGCTTTGGGGGAGCGATGTGCCGGATACTGATGTGCTGCGCAGTCATATCTATAATCTGCGTAAAGGCGTGGATAATCCCTTTGATACGCCCATGATCCAGACCGTTAAAGGCGTTGGTTTACGTTTGGTAGTTTAG